A genomic region of Lachnoclostridium edouardi contains the following coding sequences:
- a CDS encoding DNA internalization-related competence protein ComEC/Rec2, which produces MYRRRKLIKRPFVIIAWGFVLGEVFVLQEKTAVFVLTLGMLLGAVYLWRKSRAFCIAALLFGILWGGLETRVAADELKEIHNITAKERGKVILEGEIEGIEKPSSVVLRKCYIIDETKQGLYNDKEHVRIPGKVQVYLEHMPDNARLGVRLKLKGALQEFDKPENPGEFNYFIYYGGLKIYIKVYGEEAQIVEEEKNGFYQVKNWWRNKTLAVREESGRILDLCLPEEEAGIMKAMVLGDKKGIEDRERKMYQDNGIAHLLAVSGLHVSVIGMGAFKALNRAGLGKRQAAALAGLAVIFYGQMAGFGVSVKRAVFMLLLVFLAQCIGKTYDMISAACFAMCLILAQSPLLLYHSGFQLSFGAVFAIGALGKYFTYYFSAQSSSLQSILVSAAIQIITFPIVLYHFFQYPVYGFFLNFLVIPLMSYVMVSGIAGICLGFIWLPAGKTALATGYYILKLYSWLCEKAGRLPGSLLILGRPSEKQMVFYICVALAICIMIRKYGLVKKRKSQVFFLAVGAAGLFLIMQPPKVCGVRITVLNVGQGDGILIETERRAALIDGGSTDNKKLGSQVLEPVLKSKGIGKLEWAMVSHGDEDHVSGLEYILQEDTGITIKTLVLPWLGKQGEREMQLAGLMDEHMGADSRTVYMKEGDSFTMGDLTVVCLYPGEDDPAADKNSQSLVALAQFKDFHMLFTGDTTETCEKIMAGRENVRRLLSKVQVLKVAHHGSDTSTSQAFLECMEPALAILSYGKKNFYGHPSPYVVERLRQHKISALSTALAGAVILETDGKTLRISTMKQ; this is translated from the coding sequence TTGTATAGGAGGAGAAAACTAATAAAACGGCCATTTGTTATCATTGCATGGGGATTTGTACTTGGAGAGGTATTTGTCCTGCAGGAAAAAACGGCTGTATTTGTTTTAACACTTGGAATGCTTTTAGGAGCAGTATATTTGTGGAGAAAAAGCAGGGCTTTCTGTATTGCGGCCCTGCTTTTTGGCATTCTTTGGGGAGGATTAGAGACAAGGGTTGCGGCAGATGAGCTGAAAGAAATACATAATATAACAGCAAAGGAAAGGGGAAAGGTTATTTTAGAGGGGGAGATTGAAGGAATAGAAAAGCCTTCATCAGTTGTTCTGAGGAAATGCTATATAATAGATGAAACAAAGCAGGGACTTTACAATGATAAAGAACATGTCAGAATCCCGGGAAAGGTGCAGGTATATTTAGAGCACATGCCGGATAATGCCCGGTTAGGCGTCAGATTAAAATTAAAGGGGGCTCTTCAGGAATTTGATAAGCCGGAAAATCCAGGAGAGTTTAATTATTTTATTTATTATGGAGGATTAAAAATTTATATAAAGGTTTATGGGGAAGAGGCACAGATTGTGGAGGAGGAAAAAAATGGTTTTTACCAGGTGAAAAACTGGTGGAGAAATAAAACTTTAGCAGTGAGAGAAGAAAGCGGCAGGATTTTAGATTTGTGTCTGCCTGAGGAGGAGGCAGGTATTATGAAGGCCATGGTTTTGGGAGACAAAAAGGGAATTGAGGACAGGGAAAGAAAAATGTATCAGGATAACGGCATCGCTCATCTGTTAGCTGTAAGCGGTCTTCACGTATCTGTAATCGGTATGGGAGCTTTCAAGGCCTTAAACCGGGCGGGGCTGGGAAAAAGGCAGGCGGCGGCTTTGGCAGGCCTGGCGGTAATATTCTACGGTCAGATGGCAGGCTTTGGCGTTTCTGTAAAAAGAGCAGTGTTTATGCTCCTTTTAGTTTTTCTGGCACAATGTATAGGTAAAACTTATGATATGATTTCAGCAGCCTGTTTTGCCATGTGTCTGATACTGGCTCAGTCGCCATTGCTTTTATATCACAGCGGTTTCCAGCTGTCCTTTGGAGCGGTGTTTGCCATTGGAGCTTTGGGAAAATATTTTACATATTATTTTTCTGCCCAGTCTTCGTCCCTTCAAAGTATTCTTGTAAGCGCAGCCATTCAAATAATTACCTTTCCCATAGTGCTGTACCATTTCTTTCAGTATCCTGTGTATGGATTTTTTCTGAATTTTCTTGTAATTCCCCTTATGTCCTATGTAATGGTGTCCGGCATTGCTGGCATATGTCTGGGGTTTATCTGGCTGCCTGCAGGAAAGACGGCTTTGGCCACCGGATATTATATTTTAAAGCTTTATTCCTGGCTTTGTGAAAAGGCAGGCAGATTGCCTGGTTCCCTGTTGATTTTAGGCAGACCGTCTGAAAAACAAATGGTTTTTTATATATGTGTTGCTCTGGCTATTTGCATAATGATCAGAAAATATGGATTGGTGAAAAAAAGAAAAAGCCAGGTGTTTTTTCTGGCAGTCGGAGCGGCAGGTTTATTTTTGATTATGCAGCCGCCAAAGGTTTGCGGAGTAAGAATTACAGTATTAAATGTAGGGCAGGGAGACGGAATTTTAATAGAAACAGAAAGAAGGGCGGCTTTAATTGACGGAGGCAGCACGGATAATAAAAAATTAGGCAGCCAGGTGCTGGAGCCTGTATTAAAATCAAAGGGGATCGGAAAGCTGGAGTGGGCAATGGTAAGTCATGGAGATGAAGATCATGTAAGCGGTCTGGAGTATATTTTGCAGGAGGACACAGGAATTACAATAAAAACCTTAGTGCTGCCATGGCTGGGGAAACAGGGAGAAAGGGAAATGCAGCTGGCGGGATTAATGGATGAACATATGGGAGCAGATTCCAGGACTGTATATATGAAGGAGGGAGATTCCTTTACAATGGGAGATCTTACTGTTGTCTGCCTGTATCCGGGAGAGGATGATCCGGCGGCAGATAAAAACAGCCAGTCCTTAGTGGCTTTGGCGCAGTTTAAAGATTTTCATATGCTGTTTACAGGAGATACTACAGAGACGTGTGAGAAAATCATGGCGGGAAGGGAAAATGTGCGCCGGTTATTATCAAAGGTTCAAGTGCTAAAGGTGGCTCATCACGGCTCTGACACGTCTACCAGCCAGGCGTTTTTAGAATGTATGGAGCCGGCTCTGGCAATTTTGTCTTATGGAAAGAAAAATTTCTACGGACACCCCAGCCCTTATGTTGTAGAAAGGCTGAGGCAGCATAAAATTTCTGCCCTTTCCACTGCCTTGGCTGGAGCAGTAATATTGGAGACAGACGGAAAAACCCTGCGGATTTCAACAATGAAACAGTAG
- the holA gene encoding DNA polymerase III subunit delta encodes MQVLNQDIKDKNFKPVYLLYGEESFLKKSYKNRLRQAITDGDDMNFNYFEGKNIDLDQLMNLADTMPFFAEKRLIMVEDSGLFKSGGAEKLTEYLPQMPDTACLVFIESEVDKRNRLFKKVKELGYPAEMARQSPGQLGKWAGTILAKEGKKITGNTMELFLSMAGDDMENIKMELEKLISYTAGRDVITNEDVEEICTVRAVNKVFDMVNAIVTGKTRQAMDLYEDLLTLKEPPMRILFLIARQFNQILQVKELMEKGMDKSSIASKLKIQPFVAGKIMPQSRSFTKEQILSYVELCVDMEEAVKTGRMQDRLAVELLITKKY; translated from the coding sequence ATGCAGGTTTTAAATCAGGATATTAAGGACAAGAATTTTAAGCCGGTTTATTTACTTTATGGAGAAGAAAGCTTTTTAAAAAAAAGCTATAAAAACAGATTGCGCCAGGCAATTACAGACGGCGACGATATGAACTTTAATTATTTTGAGGGAAAAAATATTGATCTGGATCAGCTGATGAATTTGGCGGACACAATGCCTTTTTTTGCAGAAAAGCGGCTGATTATGGTAGAGGACAGCGGCTTATTTAAAAGTGGAGGGGCCGAAAAGCTGACAGAATATCTGCCTCAGATGCCGGATACTGCCTGCCTTGTTTTTATTGAATCAGAAGTAGATAAAAGAAACAGACTTTTTAAAAAGGTTAAGGAGCTGGGATATCCGGCTGAAATGGCCAGACAAAGCCCTGGACAGTTGGGAAAATGGGCGGGAACCATTTTGGCCAAAGAGGGCAAGAAGATAACCGGCAATACAATGGAACTGTTTCTCTCCATGGCGGGCGACGATATGGAAAATATTAAAATGGAGCTGGAGAAGCTGATCAGCTACACTGCAGGCCGGGATGTTATTACAAATGAGGATGTAGAGGAAATCTGCACTGTGCGGGCGGTAAATAAGGTATTTGATATGGTAAACGCCATTGTAACGGGAAAGACCAGACAGGCTATGGATTTATACGAGGATTTGCTTACGCTGAAGGAGCCGCCTATGAGGATATTGTTTCTCATAGCCAGACAATTCAACCAGATTCTCCAGGTAAAGGAGCTTATGGAAAAGGGAATGGATAAAAGCTCTATTGCCTCCAAGCTGAAAATTCAGCCTTTTGTGGCAGGAAAAATTATGCCTCAGTCCAGGTCTTTTACAAAAGAACAGATTTTGTCTTATGTGGAATTATGTGTTGACATGGAGGAAGCGGTGAAGACGGGGCGGATGCAGGACAGACTGGCTGTAGAGCTGCTGATTACTAAGAAATATTAA
- a CDS encoding DMT family transporter has translation MNRRSRSNIMLVLTAFIWGVAFVAQSVGMDYVGPYTFNGARFLIGGLVLIPCIFGFRYFNGTGRTMTRAAAARKRNTGIIGGICCGICLCIASALQQIGIAQTTVGKAGFITTLYIVIIPVLSIALGKKAGLKVWVSVAIAVAGMYLLSIKEGFTMEKGDFMVLLCAVVFSIHILVIDYFSPKADGVFMSCIQFFTASIIAIIMAFIKETPTMESLTAAWAPVLYAGIMSSGVGYTLQVVAQKDTDPVVASLLLSLESVFSVLAGWVILHQVLSGRELLGCALVFCAVILAQLPNRRSSGYGFI, from the coding sequence ATGAACAGAAGATCAAGGAGCAACATTATGCTGGTTTTAACAGCATTTATTTGGGGAGTTGCTTTTGTAGCTCAAAGTGTGGGAATGGATTACGTAGGGCCTTATACCTTTAATGGGGCCAGATTTCTTATTGGAGGATTAGTGCTGATTCCATGTATATTTGGTTTTCGTTATTTTAACGGGACAGGGAGAACAATGACAAGAGCAGCTGCAGCCAGGAAAAGGAACACAGGAATTATAGGCGGAATCTGCTGCGGAATCTGTCTTTGTATTGCCTCCGCCTTACAGCAAATAGGCATTGCGCAGACTACAGTGGGAAAGGCAGGATTTATTACGACTCTTTACATAGTGATTATTCCCGTGCTAAGTATTGCCCTGGGAAAAAAAGCAGGATTAAAGGTGTGGGTCAGTGTGGCCATAGCAGTGGCCGGCATGTATTTGCTCAGTATTAAAGAAGGCTTTACTATGGAAAAAGGAGATTTCATGGTACTGCTGTGCGCTGTTGTATTTTCCATTCACATTCTTGTTATTGATTACTTTTCTCCTAAGGCAGACGGGGTATTTATGTCATGCATTCAATTTTTTACAGCCAGCATTATAGCCATAATTATGGCTTTTATAAAAGAAACGCCTACAATGGAAAGTCTGACTGCAGCCTGGGCGCCTGTGCTTTACGCCGGTATTATGTCAAGCGGAGTTGGATATACGCTGCAGGTAGTGGCTCAGAAGGACACAGACCCGGTAGTAGCCTCTTTGCTTCTTAGCCTGGAATCAGTATTTTCAGTTTTAGCAGGCTGGGTGATTTTGCATCAGGTTTTAAGCGGAAGAGAGCTGTTAGGCTGCGCTTTAGTATTTTGCGCAGTGATTCTGGCCCAGCTTCCAAATAGAAGAAGCTCCGGCTATGGATTTATATAA
- a CDS encoding DUF1847 domain-containing protein, producing MYTCDCCTVNECQKGTKDKLPKNCPMHFMEMYTEPMKEYEKEENREFYIKCSEIEALGYGQWVRLREIIEVSKNMGYEKLGLAFCYGLREEARIVGKILRKAGFQVVSVICKNGSISKDTVGIQARVNPDKFEAMCNPIMQAELLNEQETEFNIALGLCVGHDSLFYKYSKAMVTTLVAKDRVLGHNPAAAIYCHDGYLAKQFKPTEIK from the coding sequence ATGTATACATGTGATTGCTGTACAGTAAATGAATGTCAGAAGGGGACAAAAGACAAGCTTCCTAAAAACTGTCCTATGCATTTTATGGAAATGTACACAGAACCTATGAAGGAGTATGAGAAAGAAGAGAACAGGGAATTTTATATTAAATGTTCAGAGATTGAGGCTTTAGGCTACGGCCAGTGGGTGCGCCTTAGGGAAATTATAGAGGTTTCTAAAAATATGGGATACGAGAAACTGGGGCTGGCTTTTTGCTACGGTTTAAGAGAGGAAGCCAGAATTGTAGGAAAAATTCTCAGGAAAGCCGGTTTCCAGGTGGTTTCCGTAATATGTAAAAACGGCTCTATTTCTAAAGACACTGTGGGGATTCAGGCCAGAGTAAACCCAGATAAGTTTGAAGCAATGTGCAATCCCATTATGCAGGCAGAGCTTTTAAATGAACAGGAAACTGAGTTTAATATTGCCTTAGGACTTTGCGTAGGACACGACTCCCTATTTTATAAATATTCCAAGGCAATGGTTACTACCTTAGTGGCAAAGGACAGGGTTCTGGGCCACAATCCGGCGGCAGCTATTTACTGCCATGACGGATATTTGGCAAAACAATTTAAACCCACAGAGATAAAGTAA
- a CDS encoding AEC family transporter, which translates to MEISILLIKQILELFLMILMGYIIVRMNILKDSDSRIISILVLYLIMPCVLINSFQVSFTEEKMHGLLLTIAASILLQLTLLLLTWLFRSVFHLNVVEWTSVYYSNSGNLIIPLITYVLGQEWLLYASGFLSVQTVMLWTHCKNAFSDDKKWDIKKFILNINMISIVAGLVLFFSKIRLPEIITGTMSSVGNMIGPLCMIVTGMLIGSTDLKQVFSNKRIYLVTFLRLIILPLAAIAVLFISRLPYILPDGKTILLVTFLAIITPSASTITQMAQVYDKDARYASSVNIMTTLLCIITMPVLVYIYQIVI; encoded by the coding sequence ATGGAAATAAGTATTTTACTTATAAAACAAATTTTAGAGCTTTTTCTTATGATATTAATGGGATATATAATTGTGCGCATGAATATATTAAAGGACTCTGACAGCAGAATCATTTCTATTCTCGTACTATATTTAATCATGCCCTGCGTGCTGATTAATTCCTTTCAGGTATCTTTCACTGAAGAAAAAATGCACGGACTTCTGCTTACCATAGCAGCCTCTATTTTGCTTCAGCTGACTTTACTTTTACTTACCTGGCTTTTCAGATCTGTTTTTCACTTAAATGTAGTAGAATGGACCTCTGTCTACTACTCTAATTCAGGCAATCTGATTATTCCTCTGATTACATATGTTTTAGGCCAGGAATGGCTTTTATATGCCAGCGGCTTTCTGTCTGTTCAGACTGTTATGCTGTGGACCCACTGTAAAAATGCCTTCAGCGACGACAAAAAATGGGATATTAAAAAATTTATTCTTAACATAAATATGATTTCTATTGTGGCTGGCCTGGTTTTATTTTTCTCCAAAATCCGCCTGCCGGAAATCATTACAGGAACTATGAGCTCTGTGGGAAATATGATTGGGCCTCTTTGTATGATTGTTACTGGTATGCTGATTGGCAGCACTGATTTAAAACAGGTATTTTCCAACAAACGTATTTATTTAGTCACCTTCCTTAGACTGATTATCCTGCCATTGGCCGCCATAGCCGTACTTTTTATCAGCCGTCTTCCATATATACTGCCTGACGGAAAAACTATTCTTTTAGTTACCTTCCTGGCAATCATCACCCCTTCTGCCTCCACCATTACCCAAATGGCCCAGGTTTACGACAAGGATGCACGCTATGCCAGCTCAGTAAACATTATGACTACCCTGCTGTGCATTATTACTATGCCTGTATTAGTATATATCTATCAGATTGTGATATAA
- a CDS encoding phosphatase PAP2 family protein, with amino-acid sequence MEFLRLLEEFRTPMLDVCFQGITWLGQSTFLGLMALFLYFAVSKKIAYETLTAFFLSGILLQAVKLLFRVPRPWVLDPDFTPVAWAVSAATGYSFPSGHTQGAAVFFGTLFLYAPGKIKKAGCAAVILAVGFSRMYLGCHTPKDVAVGMALGILAVAAVRRAGLDFTGKVSQKEKNTMIFLGILSGAGLFLSLLMAGISYVPWEEAADCIKVSVLGMGFLGLWLAERREK; translated from the coding sequence ATGGAGTTTTTGCGGTTGTTAGAGGAATTCAGAACGCCGATGCTGGATGTGTGCTTTCAGGGAATAACGTGGCTGGGACAAAGTACATTTCTCGGGCTGATGGCGTTATTTTTATATTTTGCAGTAAGCAAAAAAATAGCTTATGAGACATTAACAGCCTTTTTTCTGTCCGGGATTTTGCTTCAGGCTGTTAAGCTGCTTTTCAGGGTGCCTAGACCATGGGTGCTGGACCCGGATTTTACGCCTGTGGCCTGGGCGGTGTCGGCCGCTACAGGATACTCCTTTCCCAGCGGTCATACTCAGGGAGCGGCAGTATTTTTCGGCACACTATTTTTGTACGCTCCCGGAAAGATAAAAAAGGCCGGGTGCGCCGCTGTAATTTTAGCAGTAGGATTTTCCAGAATGTATTTAGGCTGCCATACGCCTAAGGATGTAGCAGTAGGGATGGCTTTAGGAATTCTGGCAGTAGCCGCAGTAAGAAGGGCGGGACTGGATTTTACAGGCAAGGTATCTCAAAAAGAAAAGAATACTATGATTTTTCTTGGGATTCTCTCTGGGGCAGGTCTTTTTCTAAGTCTTTTAATGGCAGGAATCAGTTATGTGCCCTGGGAAGAGGCGGCAGACTGTATAAAGGTATCTGTATTAGGCATGGGATTTCTCGGCCTGTGGCTGGCAGAACGAAGAGAAAAATGA
- a CDS encoding gluzincin family metallopeptidase, with the protein MKLFKGKDVVAIKTSKFFKYAAGSILTAAVFTIPFFSSVQGASTSPGQEADRKYIDFSQITYTGFETEEIEKALKEMDNLCADPKPGGKEQVRRLYHQIICQVDEMGTQQLILTVDYYNDVADQEIQKEMLKMADLESEILDEVQLTLKKAIHSPYGDILKEEMGPAAVEILNSYEEMSQKEFLLSSMENSLVQQYNQAAVKCYEVEVDGKKWTEKSLYESSIEENEFYKIKLALDREKNKATGEIFRELVQVRTQLARENGYENYADYAYREIYHRDFTPEDVETLYEDVKQYLVPLYMDFSKAAQGIDERALYKAASEKTGEEILDDIEPFMEMIEPEIEEAFSYMRQYHFYDIEDIEEKMDMGFTGKLYSYGTPFIFNAPENNWGDYRTMIHEFGHYNAMFHSDVPALWEKDNLDVAEIHSQGLELLFFPYADELFGEGGEAFQYYTVLNVLYVVTQGFLYDEFQNMIYASPDMTLDNMNHLFYQLSQEYGEQYSLQEHEEQKGYQWVDVSHTFQTPFYYISYATSGLSALDIWELSGRDRQAAVNKYMEITNFGFQVPYREAIKQCGMRDIFYRETIPQLAEEIRAAMEVDERIERQAKGNENLLLLKIIFLGGAALFLGGAVVIRRKIKERTDKNCGTEKENSQL; encoded by the coding sequence TTGAAATTATTTAAAGGCAAGGATGTGGTGGCTATAAAAACGAGTAAATTTTTTAAATATGCTGCAGGCAGTATATTGACGGCAGCAGTGTTTACCATACCTTTTTTCAGTTCTGTTCAGGGGGCAAGCACATCGCCTGGTCAGGAAGCAGATCGTAAGTATATAGATTTTTCTCAAATTACCTATACTGGATTTGAGACAGAGGAAATTGAAAAAGCGCTGAAGGAAATGGACAATCTTTGCGCTGATCCAAAACCAGGCGGGAAGGAGCAGGTCAGGAGGCTGTATCACCAGATCATTTGTCAGGTAGATGAAATGGGAACTCAGCAGCTGATTTTAACAGTAGATTATTATAATGATGTGGCAGACCAGGAAATACAAAAAGAGATGCTGAAAATGGCAGATCTGGAAAGTGAAATTTTAGATGAAGTACAGTTGACCTTAAAAAAGGCAATTCATTCACCCTATGGAGATATTTTAAAGGAGGAGATGGGGCCTGCTGCAGTGGAAATCCTGAATTCTTATGAGGAAATGTCTCAAAAGGAGTTTTTGCTGTCCTCCATGGAAAACAGCCTGGTGCAGCAGTATAATCAGGCTGCCGTGAAATGCTATGAAGTGGAAGTGGACGGTAAGAAATGGACGGAAAAAAGTCTTTATGAAAGCAGTATAGAGGAAAATGAATTTTATAAAATAAAGTTGGCTCTGGACCGTGAAAAAAATAAGGCCACAGGAGAAATTTTCAGGGAGTTGGTGCAGGTGAGAACCCAGCTGGCCAGAGAAAACGGATATGAAAATTACGCGGATTATGCCTACAGGGAAATATATCACAGAGATTTTACACCGGAGGATGTGGAGACTCTATATGAAGATGTAAAACAGTATTTAGTGCCTTTATATATGGATTTTTCTAAGGCAGCTCAGGGAATAGATGAAAGGGCTTTATATAAAGCGGCATCGGAGAAAACAGGAGAAGAAATTCTGGATGACATAGAGCCGTTTATGGAAATGATAGAGCCTGAAATTGAAGAGGCCTTTTCCTACATGAGGCAGTATCATTTTTACGATATTGAAGACATAGAAGAAAAAATGGATATGGGATTTACAGGCAAGCTGTACTCTTATGGAACGCCTTTTATTTTTAATGCCCCGGAAAATAATTGGGGGGATTATAGAACTATGATCCATGAGTTTGGACATTATAACGCCATGTTCCATTCTGATGTGCCTGCTCTTTGGGAAAAAGATAATCTGGATGTGGCGGAAATTCATTCTCAGGGACTGGAACTGCTATTTTTTCCTTACGCAGATGAGTTATTTGGAGAAGGGGGAGAGGCATTTCAGTATTACACAGTCTTAAATGTTTTGTATGTGGTGACTCAGGGCTTTCTTTATGATGAATTTCAAAACATGATTTATGCATCTCCTGATATGACCTTGGATAATATGAATCATTTATTTTATCAGCTGTCCCAGGAGTATGGGGAGCAGTATAGTTTACAGGAGCATGAGGAACAGAAAGGGTATCAGTGGGTGGATGTCAGTCACACCTTCCAGACGCCTTTTTACTATATCAGCTATGCCACCTCCGGACTGTCAGCCTTAGATATTTGGGAGCTGTCAGGCAGGGACAGACAGGCTGCAGTGAATAAATATATGGAAATAACAAATTTTGGTTTTCAGGTTCCCTACAGAGAGGCAATAAAACAATGTGGAATGAGAGATATTTTTTACCGGGAAACCATTCCCCAGCTGGCGGAGGAAATCAGAGCTGCTATGGAAGTAGATGAGAGAATCGAGAGGCAGGCAAAGGGAAATGAAAATCTGCTGCTTTTAAAGATTATATTTTTAGGAGGAGCGGCCTTGTTTTTAGGGGGAGCAGTTGTAATCAGAAGAAAAATAAAAGAAAGGACAGATAAAAACTGTGGAACAGAAAAAGAGAATAGTCAGCTTTGA
- a CDS encoding HAD family hydrolase, whose protein sequence is MEQKKRIVSFDLDQTLLSHSTWKIPDSAVWALEKLRQSSWIILATGRDMDNYYSREFKEMVRPDGIIHLNGTKITVGNQLIYEHVMDKDLLLKLMKYADEKGYSLGLTAGDEDYYLHPEEVRAADIRRWGECGRQFKDPWKLLHMKVKTLAYLGNEAGALDMEKQFPQLKFPMFAGKEGADVVEIEASKAEGLKRLCAYFNVPLRDTVAFGDSMNDYEILMEAGTGVAMGNSVPKLKEIADYITTDIEEDGVWNACLALNLFEK, encoded by the coding sequence GTGGAACAGAAAAAGAGAATAGTCAGCTTTGACCTGGACCAGACCTTATTAAGTCACAGTACATGGAAAATTCCTGACAGTGCGGTTTGGGCTTTAGAAAAGCTTAGACAGTCCTCCTGGATTATATTAGCTACAGGAAGAGATATGGATAATTACTACAGCAGAGAATTTAAAGAAATGGTGAGGCCGGACGGGATTATTCATTTAAACGGAACTAAAATTACAGTTGGAAATCAGTTAATTTACGAGCATGTAATGGACAAGGATTTGCTTTTAAAGCTGATGAAATACGCAGATGAGAAGGGATACAGCTTAGGCCTGACAGCAGGAGATGAAGATTATTATCTTCACCCTGAGGAAGTGCGGGCTGCAGATATAAGAAGATGGGGAGAGTGCGGGAGGCAATTTAAGGACCCGTGGAAGCTTTTACATATGAAGGTGAAAACCCTGGCCTATTTGGGAAATGAGGCAGGGGCTTTAGATATGGAGAAGCAGTTTCCGCAGCTGAAATTTCCTATGTTCGCAGGAAAAGAGGGGGCTGATGTTGTGGAAATAGAGGCTTCAAAGGCAGAAGGTTTAAAACGGCTGTGCGCTTATTTTAATGTGCCTTTAAGGGATACAGTGGCCTTTGGGGACAGCATGAATGATTATGAAATTCTTATGGAGGCAGGCACAGGAGTTGCCATGGGCAACAGCGTGCCTAAGCTGAAGGAAATTGCAGATTATATTACAACAGATATTGAGGAGGACGGAGTGTGGAACGCCTGTCTGGCCTTAAATCTTTTTGAAAAATAG
- the lpdA gene encoding dihydrolipoyl dehydrogenase → MAVKYDLAIIGGGPGGYTAALKAASLGLETVVIEKEKLGGVCLNRGCIPTKALLFAAGMFAKMQDCDDFGVSTDFISFDFGKMQDYKRRSVNQYRQGIKALFDENHIDLVEGTATIRRDKNIEVNGEEGKGFFEAENIIIATGAAPALPPIPGIEREGVMTSCQILSSSSWNYDRLTIIGGGVIGVEFATIFNALCSKVTILEKSGSLLGPMDREVSTALEEELKRKGIAVYCNASVKEIQENLTCVADCGGEELSIRSSRVLVATGRKPYMEKLFGADINIQMEKGRIQVDQEFMTSEPGIYAVGDVISKIQLAHVAAAQGTYVVEKIAGRDHSIKLQVVPNSMFVSLPIVPSCIFTDPEIASVGITEETAREMNMKVRCGHYNMSSNGKSIIVREKSGFIRLVFEAYSNTIVGAQIMCPRATDMVGEMATAIANGLTAEQLTMAMRAHPTYSEGIAAAIEDAMRKA, encoded by the coding sequence ATGGCGGTAAAATACGATTTGGCCATTATCGGAGGCGGACCGGGAGGCTATACAGCAGCCTTAAAGGCAGCTTCACTGGGGTTAGAAACAGTAGTAATTGAAAAAGAAAAATTAGGCGGCGTATGTTTAAACAGGGGATGTATTCCTACAAAGGCCTTGCTGTTTGCAGCGGGAATGTTTGCGAAAATGCAGGACTGCGACGACTTTGGAGTTTCCACAGATTTTATTTCCTTTGATTTTGGGAAAATGCAGGATTATAAACGCCGGTCTGTCAATCAGTACAGACAGGGAATTAAGGCTCTGTTTGATGAAAACCATATAGATTTGGTGGAGGGAACGGCCACTATAAGAAGAGATAAAAATATAGAGGTAAACGGAGAAGAGGGAAAAGGTTTTTTTGAGGCGGAAAACATTATTATTGCCACAGGAGCCGCTCCGGCCCTGCCTCCCATTCCCGGCATAGAAAGAGAAGGGGTAATGACCAGCTGCCAGATTTTATCTTCCTCTTCATGGAATTATGACAGGCTGACAATTATTGGCGGAGGAGTAATCGGCGTAGAATTTGCCACTATTTTCAATGCCCTGTGCTCTAAGGTAACGATTCTGGAAAAGTCAGGAAGTCTTTTAGGACCTATGGACAGGGAGGTTTCCACCGCCCTGGAGGAAGAATTAAAGAGAAAGGGAATTGCAGTGTACTGCAATGCTTCTGTAAAGGAAATTCAGGAGAACTTAACTTGTGTGGCAGACTGTGGTGGAGAGGAGCTTTCTATTCGGTCCAGCAGAGTGCTGGTGGCAACAGGGCGTAAGCCGTATATGGAAAAGCTGTTTGGAGCTGACATAAATATTCAGATGGAAAAGGGAAGAATCCAGGTAGACCAGGAATTTATGACCAGCGAGCCTGGGATTTATGCAGTGGGGGACGTAATATCTAAGATCCAGCTGGCTCACGTGGCGGCTGCCCAGGGCACATATGTAGTGGAGAAAATTGCGGGAAGAGATCATAGTATTAAGCTGCAGGTAGTGCCAAACAGCATGTTTGTATCTCTGCCTATAGTGCCCAGTTGTATTTTTACAGATCCGGAAATTGCTTCTGTGGGAATTACAGAGGAAACTGCCAGGGAAATGAATATGAAGGTGCGCTGCGGACATTATAATATGAGTTCTAATGGAAAATCCATTATAGTAAGAGAAAAAAGCGGATTTATCCGCCTAGTATTTGAGGCATATTCTAACACCATTGTAGGCGCTCAGATTATGTGTCCAAGGGCTACAGATATGGTTGGGGAAATGGCCACCGCTATTGCAAACGGCCTGACGGCAGAACAGCTAACTATGGCTATGAGAGCCCATCCGACATATAGTGAGGGCATTGCCGCAGCTATTGAGGACGCTATGCGAAAAGCATAA